One Edaphobacter flagellatus genomic region harbors:
- a CDS encoding GNAT family N-acetyltransferase has translation MTVATQLEILDLRHFSARQLRPLLEAEARIWEQRLRWDYRGSTELLLQYLDSRILPGFVALDRGKVCGYTFCVYEGHKAVVGDAFAMAGDVEQSLYVTQTLLRRLMELLLHSPHIERIESQLLLYDSSLVQESFLEAGFVQHARLFMECDLAREPWRVADAKPRMTLPAGVELIPWSTTYYQQAAELIHAAYAGHIDAQINDQYCSLHGSLRFLHNIVRFPGCGVFDADQSWLLLDKRTGTLAGMLLCSRVSPDVAHITQLCVLPSFRGLGLGRLLLQHAMAQLMIAGYSAITLTVTEANRQAVQLYLALGFRVRYRFDAMVLDRSEERGPDTVWRLRKN, from the coding sequence GTGACGGTTGCGACCCAACTCGAGATTCTGGACCTGAGGCATTTCTCGGCGCGTCAGCTGCGGCCCCTGCTGGAGGCTGAGGCGAGGATATGGGAGCAGAGGCTGCGGTGGGATTACCGCGGCTCGACGGAGCTGCTGCTGCAGTATCTGGATTCGCGGATTCTGCCGGGGTTTGTGGCGCTGGATCGCGGGAAGGTCTGCGGCTATACGTTCTGCGTTTATGAAGGCCACAAGGCCGTGGTGGGCGATGCGTTTGCGATGGCAGGCGATGTGGAACAGAGCCTGTATGTGACGCAGACCCTGTTGCGGCGGCTGATGGAGCTGCTACTGCACTCGCCGCATATTGAACGTATTGAATCGCAGCTTCTGCTGTACGACTCGTCGTTGGTGCAGGAGAGCTTTCTGGAGGCCGGTTTTGTGCAACATGCGCGGCTCTTCATGGAGTGCGATCTGGCGCGCGAGCCGTGGCGAGTCGCAGACGCGAAGCCGAGGATGACATTGCCTGCGGGCGTTGAGTTGATTCCGTGGTCGACGACGTATTATCAGCAGGCGGCGGAGCTGATTCATGCGGCGTATGCAGGGCATATCGACGCGCAGATCAACGATCAGTACTGCTCGCTGCATGGGTCACTGCGGTTTCTGCATAACATTGTCCGCTTTCCGGGATGCGGTGTCTTCGACGCCGACCAGTCGTGGCTGTTGCTGGACAAGCGTACCGGCACGCTGGCAGGGATGCTGTTGTGCTCGCGTGTGTCGCCGGATGTGGCGCATATTACACAGCTCTGCGTGCTGCCGTCGTTTCGTGGGCTGGGTTTGGGGAGGCTGCTGCTGCAACATGCGATGGCGCAGCTGATGATCGCGGGGTATTCCGCCATTACGCTGACGGTGACAGAGGCGAACAGGCAGGCAGTGCAGCTTTATCTTGCTTTGGGGTTCCGCGTGCGGTATCGCTTCGATGCGATGGTGCTGGACCGGAGCGAAGAACGCGGACCGGATACGGTCTGGCGGCTGCGCAAAAACTAA
- a CDS encoding ArnT family glycosyltransferase: MSRRRERAKDISLGMLYPLFFAAVYLSHITLLRLPYFWDEAGYYIPAAWDFFRTGSLIPQTTLTNAHPPLPSILLASWWHLSGFVVSGTRTLVVMIAAAALLAVFRLTRSLLNTPAAIAVTLLTATYPVWFAQSTLAHADIFAAAFTLWGLALYLEPGADNQILASALFSFAALSKETAIVTPLALAVYETTLLYRQCANAAQRRAHLLWIASLLSPLIPLIAWYAYHRHQTGFTFGNPEYLRYNATANLGVHRILLSLWHRLLHLTTHMNMYVPAACAIAVLFMPVRTAAQALSRRSLEAIATVLIANWIAFSVLGGALLTRYLLPMYPLVLLLCVVTWQRHLKQWWTLAALSFVAFLAGIWINPPYAFAPEDNLTYRDMIVLHQQAISVIAHRYPQAIVLSAWPATAEMSRPELGYIRSPLKTVQLQNFAIDQIESAAQDPGAYDTALLFSTKWEPPANRIDLGRANRQSDEKYFDFHHDLSPTEAAALLHGEIVWQARRKGEWAAVLRFPRAVNASLIAPQQ, encoded by the coding sequence TTGAGCCGACGACGAGAACGCGCAAAGGACATCTCACTCGGGATGCTCTATCCGCTATTCTTCGCCGCGGTCTATCTCTCGCACATCACCCTCCTTCGCCTGCCCTACTTCTGGGACGAGGCCGGCTACTACATTCCCGCCGCGTGGGACTTCTTCCGCACCGGCTCCCTCATTCCGCAAACAACGCTCACCAACGCACATCCTCCGCTGCCGTCCATCCTGCTTGCCTCCTGGTGGCATCTCTCCGGCTTCGTCGTTAGCGGAACGCGCACGCTGGTCGTCATGATCGCTGCCGCCGCACTCCTCGCCGTCTTTCGGCTCACGCGGTCGCTGCTCAACACACCCGCCGCCATCGCAGTCACATTGCTCACCGCCACCTATCCCGTCTGGTTCGCGCAGAGCACACTCGCACACGCCGACATCTTCGCCGCCGCATTTACCCTGTGGGGCCTTGCGCTTTACCTTGAGCCCGGAGCCGACAATCAGATCCTCGCCTCCGCACTCTTCTCCTTTGCCGCGTTGTCGAAAGAAACCGCCATCGTTACACCGCTTGCGCTGGCCGTCTACGAAACCACCCTGCTTTATCGCCAATGCGCCAACGCAGCGCAGCGTCGCGCCCATCTTCTCTGGATCGCCTCGCTGCTCTCACCGCTGATCCCGCTCATCGCCTGGTATGCCTATCATCGCCACCAGACTGGCTTCACCTTCGGCAACCCCGAATATCTTCGCTACAACGCGACTGCGAATCTCGGTGTACACCGCATCCTGCTCTCGCTCTGGCATCGCCTCCTCCACCTCACGACGCACATGAACATGTACGTCCCTGCCGCCTGCGCTATCGCCGTCCTCTTCATGCCGGTACGAACCGCGGCGCAGGCCCTCTCGCGCCGTTCGCTCGAAGCCATCGCGACCGTCCTTATCGCCAACTGGATCGCCTTCTCGGTGCTCGGCGGTGCTCTGCTCACGCGCTATCTGCTGCCGATGTATCCCCTCGTCCTCCTGCTCTGCGTCGTCACATGGCAACGCCATCTCAAGCAGTGGTGGACACTCGCCGCGCTCAGCTTTGTGGCCTTCCTCGCAGGCATCTGGATCAACCCGCCCTACGCCTTCGCGCCTGAGGACAACCTCACCTACCGCGACATGATCGTTCTCCACCAGCAGGCCATCTCGGTCATTGCGCATCGTTATCCGCAGGCCATCGTACTCTCCGCCTGGCCCGCCACTGCCGAGATGTCGCGCCCCGAGCTCGGGTACATTCGTAGTCCGCTCAAGACCGTCCAGCTCCAGAACTTCGCTATCGACCAGATCGAAAGCGCAGCCCAGGACCCCGGCGCTTACGACACCGCGCTCCTCTTCTCCACCAAGTGGGAGCCACCCGCCAACCGCATCGACCTCGGACGCGCCAACCGCCAGTCCGATGAGAAGTACTTCGACTTTCACCACGACCTCTCGCCCACCGAAGCCGCCGCTCTGCTCCACGGCGAAATCGTCTGGCAGGCGCGCCGCAAAGGCGAGTGGGCCGCTGTGCTCCGCTTCCCACGCGCCGTCAATGCCTCGCTCATCGCTCCGCAGCAGTAA
- a CDS encoding alkaline phosphatase family protein, whose protein sequence is MYRWLGAACVALFLGLGCANDVEGQQGIRHKVVVISLDAFGAESLRDPHLPAPTLHALMQAGSYARAMRPINPTVTWPNHTAMISGVNASRHHVLVNGLVVNQRQDTAPKIEPHTPKSELVAVPTVYDAAHKAGLTTAEVDWVAIEKADGITWRFTEYSDANGEIEHDLMQQGTLTADDLAHFNKPSQAWRDRVYGLAAVDIIKKHHPDLMLLHFLALDSIEHQTGYGNNSGINTIAFLDDRVRDVVEAVREAGDLPNTTFLIVSDHGQMSVHHHLDANLLLKQAGLQGQAASNTAFAIPEGGYALIYQKQATAESTAALKALFTGKPGVRAVLSPAEAAKDGWPTPTQTSQAPDLLIYAENGYAFSGVGNGEFVSDAKESGAHGYPNTEPLMKEIFIASGAGIAKKGEIAEFDNVDVAPTIARLLNVPLTNIDGKALEEILTGK, encoded by the coding sequence ATGTACAGGTGGTTGGGTGCGGCGTGTGTGGCATTGTTTCTTGGACTGGGATGTGCGAACGATGTGGAGGGCCAGCAGGGAATACGGCATAAGGTGGTGGTGATCAGCCTGGATGCTTTTGGAGCGGAGAGTCTTCGGGACCCGCATCTTCCTGCGCCGACACTGCATGCGCTGATGCAGGCAGGCTCTTATGCCAGGGCAATGCGTCCGATCAATCCCACGGTGACATGGCCGAATCACACGGCAATGATCTCGGGAGTCAATGCGAGCAGACATCATGTGCTGGTGAATGGGCTGGTTGTGAACCAGAGGCAGGACACGGCTCCGAAGATTGAGCCGCACACGCCGAAATCGGAGCTGGTTGCTGTGCCTACCGTGTATGACGCTGCGCATAAAGCCGGGCTGACGACTGCGGAGGTCGACTGGGTTGCGATTGAGAAGGCAGATGGCATCACATGGCGGTTCACCGAGTACAGCGATGCGAATGGCGAGATTGAGCACGACCTGATGCAGCAGGGCACGCTGACTGCGGACGATCTGGCCCACTTCAACAAGCCGTCGCAGGCGTGGCGCGATCGCGTCTATGGGCTTGCGGCAGTGGACATCATTAAGAAGCACCATCCTGACCTGATGCTGCTGCACTTTCTTGCTCTGGACAGCATTGAGCATCAGACCGGCTATGGCAATAACTCGGGCATCAACACGATTGCTTTTCTGGATGACCGGGTGCGCGACGTGGTTGAGGCTGTGCGCGAAGCAGGCGATCTGCCGAATACGACGTTTCTTATCGTCTCCGATCATGGCCAGATGAGCGTTCATCATCATCTCGATGCAAATCTGCTGCTTAAGCAGGCAGGCTTGCAGGGACAGGCGGCCAGCAATACAGCTTTTGCAATTCCTGAAGGCGGATATGCGCTGATCTACCAGAAGCAGGCGACTGCGGAGTCGACGGCTGCGCTAAAGGCCCTCTTTACGGGCAAGCCCGGAGTTCGCGCTGTGTTGAGTCCGGCAGAGGCGGCTAAAGATGGATGGCCGACGCCGACGCAGACCAGCCAGGCTCCCGATCTTTTGATCTATGCGGAGAATGGCTATGCGTTTTCCGGTGTGGGCAACGGGGAGTTTGTCTCGGATGCGAAGGAGAGCGGAGCGCATGGCTACCCCAACACGGAGCCGCTGATGAAAGAGATATTCATTGCATCGGGCGCGGGAATTGCGAAGAAGGGCGAGATTGCGGAGTTCGACAACGTCGATGTTGCACCGACGATTGCACGGTTGCTGAATGTGCCGTTGACGAACATTGACGGCAAGGCGCTGGAGGAGATTCTGACAGGGAAGTAG
- a CDS encoding DUF3467 domain-containing protein translates to MSQPKPVEPKVNLTTTPDYRDGYANSVQVRMSVWDFLLVFGTLSQESPDEINIKNFQGIYLSPQQAKALSNVLNSNLAQYEQAFGTIALDQQVPQPGGPVH, encoded by the coding sequence ATGAGCCAGCCGAAACCCGTAGAGCCTAAGGTTAATCTCACCACCACACCCGACTACCGCGACGGCTACGCCAACAGCGTTCAGGTTCGCATGTCCGTCTGGGACTTCCTGCTCGTCTTCGGCACCCTTAGCCAGGAAAGCCCGGATGAGATCAACATCAAAAATTTCCAGGGCATCTATCTCAGTCCACAGCAGGCGAAAGCCCTGTCGAACGTGCTGAACAGCAATCTCGCCCAGTATGAACAGGCTTTCGGGACCATCGCTCTCGATCAGCAGGTTCCTCAGCCGGGCGGTCCCGTCCACTAA
- a CDS encoding NfeD family protein — protein sequence MKPPSSQRALLALIALLLCVITVHAQNAPVAPRVLKLSLHDTIQPISASYIERGIDEAARSNASAVLISLGTPGGLLDSTREIVQAIERSRVPVIIYISPTGSRAGSAGFFILEAADVAAMAPGTNAGAAHPIVEGRQLDPVLKEKIENDAAAFLRSYASRRGRNLQAAEDAIRSSKSYSDQEALKLNLIDLTASSDDDLLHQLDGHPIHRLDGSAQTLHLAGAAISFLQPSLRERLLSRLANPDLAVFALVIGVLLIYLEFNVPGTIVPGSLGTLLFLLALFGLNLLPIHHTAVFLLFAALALIVLEAKFPSHGILALAGTLSLIFGLLTLVDGPIPEQRVHTSTAVSLGIAFGIISFSLAFIALRARRNKILIGPQAMVGASAIARTSLSPTGQVEIRGEIWQARLLNPASAPIPPGSTVYVRAIENLTLLVEP from the coding sequence ATGAAGCCTCCATCTTCGCAACGCGCCCTGCTCGCCTTGATTGCACTTCTCCTGTGCGTCATCACCGTCCACGCACAAAACGCACCCGTCGCACCCCGCGTTCTCAAGCTCTCCCTCCACGACACCATCCAGCCCATCTCCGCCAGTTATATCGAGCGCGGTATCGATGAGGCTGCGCGCAGCAACGCCTCCGCCGTCCTCATCTCGCTTGGCACGCCCGGCGGCCTCCTCGACTCCACACGTGAGATCGTCCAGGCCATCGAGCGTTCCCGCGTTCCCGTCATCATCTACATCTCACCGACTGGCAGCCGCGCCGGTTCCGCAGGCTTCTTCATCCTCGAAGCCGCCGACGTCGCCGCCATGGCTCCCGGCACGAATGCCGGTGCAGCCCATCCCATCGTCGAAGGACGCCAGCTCGACCCTGTCCTCAAAGAGAAGATCGAAAACGACGCCGCAGCCTTCCTCCGCTCCTACGCCTCGCGCCGCGGACGCAACCTGCAGGCCGCCGAAGACGCCATCCGCAGCTCAAAATCCTACAGCGATCAGGAAGCGCTCAAACTCAACCTCATCGATCTCACCGCATCCAGCGACGACGATCTCCTGCACCAGCTCGATGGCCATCCCATCCATCGCCTCGACGGCTCCGCACAAACGCTGCATCTCGCAGGAGCGGCCATCTCCTTTCTCCAGCCCTCGCTGCGCGAGCGCCTCCTCAGCCGCCTGGCCAACCCTGACCTCGCCGTCTTCGCCCTCGTCATCGGCGTGCTGCTCATCTACCTCGAATTCAACGTCCCGGGCACCATCGTCCCCGGATCGCTCGGCACACTTCTCTTCCTGCTCGCGCTCTTCGGCCTCAATCTTCTTCCCATTCACCACACGGCCGTCTTTCTTCTCTTCGCTGCGCTTGCCCTCATCGTGCTCGAAGCCAAGTTCCCCAGCCACGGCATCCTCGCCCTCGCCGGAACCCTGTCGCTCATCTTCGGGCTTCTGACCCTGGTCGACGGCCCCATCCCCGAGCAGCGCGTTCACACCTCCACGGCTGTCTCTCTCGGCATCGCCTTCGGCATCATCTCCTTCTCGCTGGCTTTTATCGCCCTGCGCGCTCGCCGCAACAAAATCCTCATTGGCCCGCAGGCCATGGTCGGAGCCTCCGCCATCGCCCGCACTTCTCTTTCACCCACCGGCCAGGTCGAAATTCGCGGCGAAATCTGGCAGGCCCGCCTGCTCAATCCCGCTTCCGCCCCTATACCCCCCGGAAGCACTGTCTATGTCCGCGCTATCGAAAACCTCACTCTACTCGTCGAACCCTAA
- a CDS encoding outer membrane beta-barrel protein: MSNVSRLLLARSFVLCLFASLVAPAVHAQATTGNSTLDRHLSRLDLGISGFGAITKSVSGINERDHLKVDQNASTTVGALVTIRYTKSPWLGGEFNYGYARYTENFTNATNASIPNQYITGGVQTNANEYSLGYVAHPPRLLLSAHPFIAVGAGSTAFRPTTGGGQKLPEQARMTYYYAVGAEQNVFNDHFGLRIQLRQTFFKAPDFQANYLRIQQQTWTIEPAAGFFLRF, from the coding sequence ATGTCGAATGTGTCTCGCCTGCTGCTCGCCCGGAGCTTCGTTCTTTGCCTCTTTGCATCACTCGTTGCCCCGGCAGTCCATGCTCAGGCCACCACCGGCAACTCCACGCTCGATCGCCATCTCTCGCGCCTCGATCTGGGAATTAGTGGCTTCGGCGCCATCACCAAGAGTGTCTCCGGCATAAACGAGCGCGACCATCTCAAAGTCGACCAAAACGCCTCCACCACGGTTGGTGCCCTTGTCACCATCCGCTACACGAAATCTCCCTGGTTAGGCGGCGAGTTCAACTATGGCTACGCTCGCTATACCGAGAACTTTACCAACGCGACCAACGCCAGCATTCCCAACCAGTACATCACTGGCGGCGTACAGACCAACGCCAACGAATACAGCCTCGGCTACGTCGCTCATCCCCCGCGCCTGCTTCTTAGCGCCCATCCCTTTATCGCTGTCGGCGCTGGCTCCACAGCCTTCCGCCCCACAACAGGCGGCGGTCAGAAATTACCGGAGCAGGCACGTATGACCTATTACTACGCCGTGGGTGCCGAGCAGAACGTCTTCAACGATCACTTTGGCCTTCGCATCCAGCTTCGTCAGACATTCTTCAAAGCTCCCGACTTCCAGGCGAACTACCTCAGGATTCAGCAACAAACCTGGACCATCGAACCGGCCGCAGGTTTCTTCCTTCGCTTCTAG
- a CDS encoding tetratricopeptide repeat protein: MQSADAAGPTGRVVLVLPFDNRSGQSDLGWIGESFPDTLNQRLNSAGFLTISRDDRQYALDHLGLPTDFRPTRATTIRIAQTLDANYVIIGSYNVANGRISVQAQVLEVNNLRMSSPLEDSSELTRLFDVQNAIAWKIARQIDPRFNVAEQTFLAAPGQVKLSAFENYIRGIAAATPQERLKRLQLAVQESPSYAAALLALGKAQYTDRDYDHASQTLARIPVADRRALEANFYLGLARFNSARYADAEKAFTFVAGRLPLPEVINNQAVASARQGHNATALFERAVAADPNDADFHYNLAVSLWRQGNFARAQDEVNQVLRLRPNDTEAPELKALIAFGRPPAPIALPASKPTATTTSATKPAPASGPTFEPLERIRRTYSEASFRQAAFQLDQMRAMRMATLSAAEQVSQYVQLGRDYLAQGLIPEAEQQFQSALAINTSSAEARAGLAQVREQSGDIAAARTEAQASIQLRPNAPAYLVLARLELHDNQTAASAADVSRALKIEPTNTAALGMKQALAARGQSLP; this comes from the coding sequence ATGCAAAGCGCCGACGCCGCAGGCCCCACCGGCCGCGTCGTGCTGGTCCTTCCCTTCGACAACCGCTCCGGTCAGTCCGACCTCGGCTGGATCGGCGAGTCCTTCCCCGACACCCTCAACCAGCGCCTCAACTCCGCCGGATTCCTCACCATCTCCCGCGACGACCGTCAGTACGCACTCGACCACCTCGGACTTCCCACCGACTTCCGCCCCACCCGCGCCACCACCATCCGTATCGCGCAAACGCTCGACGCCAACTACGTCATCATCGGCAGCTACAACGTCGCCAACGGACGCATCTCTGTCCAGGCCCAGGTTCTCGAAGTCAATAATCTGCGCATGTCCTCGCCTCTCGAAGACTCTAGTGAGCTGACTCGCCTCTTCGACGTACAGAACGCGATCGCCTGGAAGATCGCACGTCAAATCGACCCGCGCTTCAATGTCGCAGAACAGACTTTCCTTGCCGCTCCCGGCCAGGTAAAACTCAGCGCCTTCGAAAACTACATTCGCGGCATCGCCGCCGCCACCCCACAGGAGCGCCTCAAGCGCCTCCAGCTCGCCGTGCAGGAGTCGCCCAGCTACGCCGCCGCGCTGCTCGCACTGGGCAAAGCGCAGTACACCGATCGCGATTACGATCACGCCTCCCAGACTCTCGCGCGCATCCCTGTTGCCGACCGCCGCGCGCTGGAGGCAAACTTCTACCTCGGTCTCGCACGCTTCAACTCCGCCCGCTACGCCGACGCCGAAAAAGCATTCACCTTCGTCGCCGGCCGCCTTCCTCTACCTGAGGTCATCAACAATCAGGCCGTCGCTTCCGCACGCCAGGGCCACAACGCCACAGCGCTCTTCGAGCGGGCCGTCGCTGCCGACCCCAACGACGCCGACTTCCACTACAACCTCGCCGTCTCGCTCTGGCGTCAGGGAAACTTCGCCCGCGCTCAGGACGAGGTCAACCAGGTTCTCCGTCTTCGTCCCAACGACACCGAAGCACCCGAGCTGAAGGCCCTCATCGCCTTCGGACGCCCACCCGCTCCCATTGCACTGCCCGCGTCGAAACCCACCGCCACAACCACCAGTGCAACAAAACCAGCTCCAGCCTCCGGCCCAACCTTCGAGCCTCTCGAACGCATCCGCCGCACTTACTCCGAAGCTTCCTTCCGTCAGGCTGCCTTCCAGCTTGACCAGATGCGCGCCATGCGGATGGCCACACTTTCTGCTGCAGAGCAGGTCTCGCAATATGTTCAGCTCGGACGCGACTATCTCGCCCAGGGCCTTATTCCCGAAGCCGAACAGCAGTTCCAGTCCGCGCTCGCCATCAACACCTCCAGCGCCGAAGCCCGCGCCGGACTCGCCCAGGTACGCGAACAAAGTGGCGATATCGCCGCCGCACGCACCGAAGCCCAGGCCTCCATCCAGCTTCGCCCCAACGCACCCGCCTACCTTGTCCTCGCCCGGCTTGAGCTGCACGACAACCAGACCGCCGCCTCGGCTGCGGACGTCAGCCGGGCTCTCAAAATCGAGCCCACCAACACCGCCGCTCTCGGCATGAAACAGGCACTCGCCGCACGCGGCCAGAGTCTTCCATGA
- a CDS encoding ArnT family glycosyltransferase, producing the protein MAPRELILLTLVSGFLLLYGLVPAFGGDQLGLVGADEPRYAQIAREMLAAHSEACHAVNAKIFPRSLRIEDLKASYRCLSGGTVTPILYGKPWLEKPALYYWRAMGFFKEFGVSDWAARLPSSSGAFVLIALIYLHMRRFRPGGHLDAALITASCVGIVSFARGASTDMQLAAPFCIGMLGWYAWYETGKKFWLFDLYFFGAAATLAKGPVAPFLALSIIVLFAGLRREWSLLRRTIWLPGVALYLAMVLPWFIAVQHHNPTFFRVFFKEHNLERFATNRYQHHQPFWYYVAVLVIALMPWTVIALRALLDSIEVSIAEWKVRHNPTRYLGHTRAGDAFPEFLVLWALFPIVFFSFSGSKLPGYILPSIPPLTILAADYMNRIRRQGLPRWLLWSHAAMCALLVFVLTLAPQHMKYETLVPSATWLAVAAAAAVFFGALVFWIVRRWGISQIANATLLPVLAVLVFLLGFHGKDLDLNYSARPLAEEMAKQAPDVKVVAVESVRRDIDYGLAFYRNEPMVHYDSDGVPAGEHLLVIRASDTADLDRYLAGRVYKPLFLYDSQGLEVYRVAARPEGALQPGL; encoded by the coding sequence CAGATTGCCCGCGAGATGCTGGCGGCGCACTCGGAGGCATGTCATGCGGTGAATGCGAAGATCTTTCCGCGGAGTCTGCGGATCGAGGACCTGAAGGCTTCGTATCGTTGCCTGTCGGGTGGAACGGTGACGCCGATTTTGTACGGCAAGCCGTGGCTGGAGAAGCCGGCGCTGTATTACTGGCGAGCGATGGGGTTCTTCAAGGAGTTTGGCGTCTCGGACTGGGCGGCGCGGCTGCCGTCGTCTTCGGGCGCGTTTGTGCTGATTGCGTTGATCTATCTGCATATGCGGAGGTTCAGACCGGGTGGTCACCTGGATGCGGCGCTGATTACGGCTTCGTGCGTGGGGATTGTGAGCTTTGCGCGAGGCGCTTCGACGGATATGCAGCTGGCGGCGCCGTTCTGTATTGGCATGCTGGGCTGGTATGCGTGGTACGAGACGGGGAAGAAGTTCTGGCTGTTCGACCTGTACTTCTTCGGCGCGGCGGCGACGCTGGCCAAAGGGCCGGTGGCTCCGTTTCTGGCGCTGAGCATTATTGTGCTGTTTGCGGGGCTGAGGCGGGAGTGGTCGCTGCTGCGCAGGACGATCTGGCTGCCGGGCGTGGCGTTGTATCTCGCGATGGTGCTGCCGTGGTTTATCGCGGTGCAGCATCATAATCCGACGTTCTTCCGGGTGTTCTTTAAAGAACACAACCTGGAGCGGTTTGCGACGAATCGTTATCAGCACCATCAGCCGTTCTGGTACTACGTTGCGGTGCTGGTGATCGCGCTGATGCCGTGGACGGTGATCGCGCTGCGCGCACTGCTGGATTCGATTGAAGTGTCGATCGCGGAGTGGAAGGTGCGGCATAATCCGACGCGCTACCTGGGGCATACGCGCGCGGGCGATGCGTTCCCGGAGTTCCTGGTGCTGTGGGCGCTGTTTCCGATTGTCTTCTTCTCGTTTTCAGGATCGAAGCTTCCCGGGTACATCCTGCCATCGATTCCTCCGCTGACGATTCTGGCGGCAGATTATATGAATCGCATACGGAGGCAGGGACTGCCGCGGTGGCTGCTGTGGTCGCATGCGGCGATGTGCGCGCTGCTGGTCTTTGTGCTGACGCTGGCTCCGCAGCATATGAAGTACGAGACGCTGGTGCCTTCGGCGACATGGCTGGCGGTGGCTGCGGCTGCTGCGGTGTTCTTTGGGGCGCTGGTGTTCTGGATTGTGCGGCGGTGGGGAATTTCGCAGATTGCGAATGCGACGCTGCTGCCGGTCCTGGCTGTGCTGGTGTTTCTGCTGGGGTTCCACGGGAAGGATCTGGATCTGAACTATTCGGCGCGTCCGCTGGCGGAGGAGATGGCGAAGCAGGCTCCGGATGTGAAGGTTGTGGCGGTGGAGTCGGTGAGGCGCGACATTGATTACGGGCTGGCGTTTTATCGCAACGAGCCGATGGTGCACTATGACTCGGACGGCGTTCCGGCGGGTGAGCATCTGCTGGTGATTCGTGCGAGCGATACCGCTGACTTAGATCGGTATCTGGCGGGAAGAGTGTATAAGCCGCTGTTTCTGTATGACTCGCAGGGGCTGGAAGTGTATCGGGTTGCAGCGCGGCCTGAGGGTGCATTGCAGCCCGGCTTATAA